Proteins encoded in a region of the Bacillus sp. T3 genome:
- a CDS encoding FAD-dependent oxidoreductase, whose protein sequence is MYFKNMFKEGQIGSLTLKNRIVMPPMGTNLAGSEGEVTDELIAYYEERAKGGTGLIIVEFTCIDYEYGKGFIRQLRLDDDRFIPGINKIANAVQKYGAKVFVQIHHAGRQSNSALINGKQIVAPSNVTCAAVGEAPRELTTVEVKELVNKFVQTAIRCKEAGIDGVEVHGAHGYLINQFLSPEANVRNDQYGGSFENRMRFIEEIIVGIKEKCGKDYPVTVRLSADEFVEGGIDLELGKDISRYLEKLGIDGLHISCGTYDSMDRIIESPLFEQGWRVYLAEEIKKVVKIPVITVGSIREPQFVENILSEGRADFVAIGRGLIAEPEWVNKAMEGRVDEIRKCINCLHCIHSCMGNSHVLCSINARAGRELEFEVPQHLSSAENRHVVVVGGGPAGMEAARNLSLKGYDVTLFEKDQKLGGQLHLVTDPNYLKKMTWHIHYLSNEMKRLNIDVRMNTEATVEEITSLNPFAVLLATGGRPKLPPVEGNDLDHVYTYEDMKLQDKVFTNSKVTVVGSGMICHGTTRRLAEAGNDVTYVEIPTKASKRIGAETRLRLLDKLKQLNVNIVTDHIVERILPNSIIVKDLISGKSSEFESEYIIVAMGVEAYNPLEETLRKQMENVFVLGDAAGFASLGDATRDGFERAYFLETIVTDSREKVSQTV, encoded by the coding sequence ATGTATTTCAAAAACATGTTCAAAGAAGGTCAAATCGGTAGCCTAACACTAAAAAACAGAATTGTGATGCCACCGATGGGAACAAATCTAGCAGGTTCTGAAGGGGAAGTCACTGATGAGCTAATTGCGTATTATGAAGAAAGAGCAAAAGGTGGGACTGGATTAATTATTGTGGAATTCACCTGTATTGATTATGAATATGGAAAAGGATTTATTAGGCAATTAAGGCTGGATGATGATCGCTTCATCCCAGGCATAAACAAGATAGCCAATGCAGTACAAAAATATGGTGCGAAGGTTTTTGTGCAAATCCATCATGCCGGCAGACAGTCAAACTCCGCGTTAATAAATGGAAAACAAATCGTTGCACCTAGTAATGTAACCTGTGCTGCAGTAGGTGAAGCACCTCGAGAGTTAACAACAGTAGAAGTAAAAGAACTAGTAAATAAATTTGTTCAGACTGCGATAAGATGTAAAGAAGCTGGTATAGATGGTGTGGAAGTGCACGGTGCCCATGGTTATTTAATTAACCAGTTCTTAAGCCCAGAGGCAAATGTCCGAAATGATCAATACGGTGGAAGCTTTGAAAATAGAATGAGATTTATCGAAGAAATCATTGTTGGAATTAAAGAAAAGTGCGGTAAGGATTATCCTGTTACAGTTCGTCTTAGTGCCGATGAATTCGTAGAAGGTGGAATAGATTTAGAGTTAGGTAAGGATATTTCTCGTTACTTAGAAAAACTAGGAATAGATGGTCTGCATATTAGTTGTGGAACCTATGACTCTATGGACAGAATTATTGAGTCCCCGTTATTTGAACAGGGCTGGAGAGTTTATCTAGCTGAGGAGATTAAAAAAGTAGTAAAGATTCCAGTTATCACTGTTGGGTCCATTCGAGAACCACAATTTGTTGAAAACATTTTATCTGAGGGAAGAGCAGACTTTGTCGCCATAGGAAGGGGCTTAATCGCGGAACCTGAATGGGTGAACAAAGCAATGGAAGGACGCGTCGATGAAATTAGAAAATGTATTAACTGCCTCCATTGTATCCATTCCTGTATGGGGAACTCACACGTTCTGTGTTCTATTAATGCTAGAGCTGGCCGAGAACTAGAGTTTGAAGTACCGCAGCACCTATCTTCAGCTGAAAACCGTCATGTTGTTGTCGTTGGTGGTGGTCCAGCTGGAATGGAAGCAGCTCGAAATCTATCATTAAAAGGATATGATGTAACTCTTTTTGAAAAAGATCAGAAGCTTGGTGGTCAATTGCACCTCGTAACAGACCCAAATTATCTAAAGAAAATGACCTGGCATATTCATTATCTTAGCAATGAAATGAAACGATTAAATATTGATGTCAGAATGAATACAGAAGCAACTGTTGAAGAGATTACCTCTCTCAATCCTTTTGCTGTTTTATTAGCCACAGGTGGTAGACCTAAACTCCCGCCGGTAGAGGGCAATGACTTAGATCATGTCTATACTTATGAAGACATGAAATTACAGGATAAAGTATTTACGAATAGTAAAGTTACCGTGGTTGGTAGTGGGATGATTTGTCATGGAACAACTCGTCGTCTTGCCGAAGCTGGTAATGATGTGACCTATGTAGAAATTCCTACAAAAGCAAGCAAGAGAATCGGAGCTGAAACGAGATTAAGACTGCTTGATAAGCTGAAACAACTAAATGTCAACATTGTTACAGACCACATAGTGGAAAGAATACTTCCGAACAGTATTATTGTTAAGGACTTGATTTCTGGTAAGTCCTCAGAATTTGAATCAGAATATATTATTGTTGCGATGGGTGTAGAGGCATATAACCCATTAGAGGAAACATTACGAAAGCAAATGGAAAATGTGTTTGTTTTAGGAGATGCTGCGGGGTTTGCCTCTCTTGGTGATGCCACTCGGGACGGCTTTGAAAGGGCCTATTTCCTTGAAACGATTGTGACAGACAGTCGGGAAAAGGTGTCGCAAACCGTTTGA
- a CDS encoding AMP-binding protein, whose product MLISKGLLHAARTFPEKVAMIDGDKRFTYSQFAARTAKIKHSLSQLGVKKGDRVAALLLNEFRYLEIMYGTTALGGIIVPINTRLSAEEISFILNDAGVEVLYIHPEFLGILSEIKQQVNGLRHVILTSDEDDPLIPNVQSHTLLYEELLKQQPEQPLSIEGISDDDVAGLYYTGGTTWTLKGGHAHSQEHCDERLP is encoded by the coding sequence ATGTTAATTTCGAAGGGGCTTCTTCATGCAGCAAGAACTTTTCCGGAAAAAGTTGCAATGATTGATGGAGACAAACGATTTACGTATTCTCAATTCGCCGCAAGAACTGCCAAGATTAAGCATTCACTCTCTCAGCTTGGTGTTAAAAAAGGGGATCGGGTTGCTGCCCTTCTTTTAAATGAATTTCGTTATTTAGAAATTATGTATGGGACAACAGCACTTGGAGGGATTATCGTCCCAATCAATACTAGATTAAGTGCCGAAGAGATTTCGTTTATATTAAATGATGCTGGGGTTGAAGTTTTATATATTCATCCGGAATTTTTAGGGATTTTATCAGAGATTAAACAACAGGTGAATGGGCTGCGCCATGTCATTCTTACTTCGGATGAAGACGATCCTTTAATTCCGAATGTTCAAAGCCATACCCTTCTATATGAGGAATTGTTGAAGCAGCAACCTGAGCAGCCATTATCAATTGAGGGAATAAGTGATGATGACGTTGCCGGACTGTATTACACGGGTGGGACGACCTGGACGCTCAAAGGGGGTCATGCTCACTCACAAGAACATTGTGATGAACGCCTACCATAG
- the dapB gene encoding 4-hydroxy-tetrahydrodipicolinate reductase, which produces MTNIVICGSSGKMGKVIHNIISTRDDCKVVAGIDKYTEGSTSFPVVSTPKQLSSLSVEPDVIIDFSHPSVLDELLDYCLTNRVALVIATTGYNQEEVQKIHTASKEIPLFFTANMSIGVNLIAELAKKAVSVLGDQFDIEIVEKHHNQKIDAPSGTALMLADAINEELDPPYSYTYDRQSVREKRTKKEIGLHAIRGGTIVGDHDIIFAGRDEIITLSHHAASKEVFAVGAVNAAVFLKGKEAGLYNMKNLI; this is translated from the coding sequence TTGACTAATATCGTAATTTGTGGCAGCTCAGGTAAAATGGGAAAAGTGATTCATAATATCATTTCTACCAGAGATGATTGTAAAGTTGTGGCGGGAATTGACAAGTATACAGAAGGTTCCACTAGTTTTCCAGTGGTGTCGACTCCAAAACAGCTCTCTTCTCTTTCCGTTGAACCGGATGTGATTATTGATTTTTCTCACCCATCCGTTCTTGATGAATTACTTGATTATTGCCTCACCAACAGAGTGGCTCTCGTCATTGCGACAACTGGATATAACCAGGAAGAAGTTCAGAAGATCCATACAGCTTCAAAAGAAATTCCCCTATTCTTCACGGCAAATATGTCGATTGGGGTAAATTTGATTGCTGAACTAGCTAAAAAAGCGGTTTCTGTACTAGGTGATCAGTTTGATATCGAAATCGTCGAAAAACACCATAACCAAAAGATCGATGCACCTTCAGGTACAGCACTTATGCTAGCTGACGCGATAAACGAGGAATTAGATCCTCCATATTCTTATACATACGACCGACAAAGCGTTCGTGAAAAAAGAACAAAGAAAGAAATCGGTCTTCACGCTATTCGCGGGGGCACAATTGTGGGGGATCACGATATTATCTTTGCTGGCCGAGATGAAATCATCACGCTTTCCCATCATGCAGCCTCTAAAGAAGTATTTGCTGTTGGAGCAGTTAACGCAGCCGTGTTCTTAAAAGGAAAAGAAGCTGGATTATATAATATGAAAAATTTAATATAA
- a CDS encoding glyceraldehyde-3-phosphate dehydrogenase, with product MVARIAINGFGRIGRMVFRKAIMDDKLEVAAINASYPASTLAHLIKYDSVHGPFKGDVIALENELLVNGKTVKLLNNRNPEQLPWKDMNIDIVIESTGKFTSREKAGLHLQSGAKKVILTAPGKNEDVTIVMGVNHAMLNLEHHEIISNASCTTNCLAPVAKVLDEKFGIENGLMTTIHSYTNDQKNLDNPHSDLRRARACGQSIIPTTTGAAKALALVLPQLKGKLHGMSLRVPTPNVSLVDLVVDLKKDVTVDEVNSVLNEAANGPLTWILGFTMDPLVSADFVTSEYSAVIDGLSTMVMGSNKVKILAWYDNEWGYSSRVVDLALYVAKELSLIPN from the coding sequence ATGGTGGCAAGAATTGCAATTAACGGTTTTGGAAGAATAGGAAGAATGGTTTTTCGAAAAGCAATTATGGATGATAAACTTGAGGTAGCTGCCATAAACGCAAGCTATCCGGCTTCGACATTGGCCCATTTAATAAAATATGATTCAGTTCATGGTCCATTCAAGGGGGATGTCATTGCGTTAGAAAACGAACTGCTTGTAAATGGTAAAACAGTAAAGTTGCTTAACAACCGGAATCCAGAGCAACTTCCATGGAAAGATATGAACATAGATATTGTAATTGAGTCAACAGGCAAATTTACTTCCCGCGAAAAAGCAGGCTTACATCTTCAATCTGGTGCGAAGAAAGTTATTTTAACAGCACCTGGAAAAAATGAAGATGTAACGATAGTTATGGGAGTAAATCATGCTATGCTTAATCTTGAGCACCATGAAATTATCTCGAATGCATCATGTACAACCAATTGTCTTGCGCCAGTTGCAAAAGTATTAGACGAAAAGTTTGGAATAGAAAATGGCTTAATGACTACGATTCATTCCTATACAAATGACCAAAAGAATCTTGATAACCCACATTCAGATTTACGGAGAGCACGGGCTTGTGGACAGTCGATCATTCCAACAACCACAGGTGCAGCTAAGGCATTAGCACTAGTTTTACCACAGCTAAAAGGAAAACTGCATGGAATGTCTCTGCGTGTTCCGACTCCAAATGTCTCTCTTGTTGATTTAGTGGTGGACTTAAAAAAGGATGTTACAGTAGATGAAGTGAACAGTGTTCTTAATGAAGCAGCGAATGGCCCGTTAACCTGGATTCTTGGCTTTACGATGGATCCCTTAGTATCAGCTGATTTTGTAACAAGTGAGTATTCTGCTGTGATTGACGGACTTTCAACGATGGTAATGGGCTCTAATAAAGTGAAAATTTTGGCTTGGTACGATAATGAGTGGGGCTACTCAAGCAGAGTGGTTGATCTTGCTTTGTATGTTGCTAAAGAACTGTCACTAATACCAAATTGA
- a CDS encoding spore germination protein, with protein MPSVVINLHYLKINSISGNGSITIGEASYNSPTAYNKSQGMNSSYGDTSPTEAIMENLLNDPDVNDQTSIGNADNAYVSTPIPPAPPIPPL; from the coding sequence ATGCCTTCAGTTGTAATCAATTTACATTATTTAAAAATCAATAGTATTTCTGGTAATGGCTCCATCACAATAGGCGAAGCATCATACAATAGTCCAACTGCCTATAACAAATCCCAAGGAATGAATTCATCCTATGGTGATACATCACCTACAGAGGCAATCATGGAAAATTTATTGAATGATCCAGATGTAAACGACCAAACTTCAATCGGAAATGCTGATAATGCTTACGTTAGTACACCAATACCGCCAGCCCCGCCGATACCACCACTTTAG
- a CDS encoding (2Fe-2S)-binding protein yields MKLHSISLNINDEVQTVTVRSGDTLLYTIREKLGLTGSKPGCLNGDCGACTINVDGRPMKSCLMLAVEGAGKQITTIEGLKNTPIQQAFVKHFAFQCGYCTPGFIMNCHSLIQKKTDGDDATIKEWLESNICRCTSYNEIETAIKSVLKK; encoded by the coding sequence TTGAAACTTCATAGTATTTCTTTAAACATAAATGATGAAGTGCAAACGGTGACCGTTCGATCAGGTGACACACTTTTGTACACAATTCGGGAGAAACTCGGATTAACAGGGTCAAAGCCTGGGTGTCTTAATGGAGATTGTGGCGCATGTACGATTAATGTCGACGGCAGACCGATGAAATCTTGTTTAATGCTTGCAGTAGAAGGGGCGGGAAAGCAAATTACAACGATTGAAGGCTTAAAAAATACCCCGATTCAGCAGGCGTTCGTTAAACATTTTGCATTTCAATGCGGCTACTGTACACCTGGGTTTATTATGAATTGTCATTCCCTTATCCAAAAGAAAACGGATGGTGATGATGCGACTATCAAAGAGTGGCTTGAATCAAATATTTGTCGCTGCACCAGCTATAACGAAATTGAAACGGCTATCAAATCTGTATTAAAAAAATAG
- a CDS encoding MaoC/PaaZ C-terminal domain-containing protein has protein sequence MMKRLQPLEKPPITHSQLVRYAGASGDFNPIHTVVPIAKKAGLDDVISHGMLVMGFAGQALTQWFPRQNLRDFKVRFVHMTHPGEKLTITGQITEEIECAGETRMLGELVVKSDEQVKLSGIFEVVKDDNE, from the coding sequence ATGATGAAAAGACTTCAACCATTGGAAAAACCACCGATTACACATAGCCAATTAGTTCGTTATGCTGGAGCGTCGGGTGACTTTAATCCGATTCATACCGTTGTTCCCATTGCTAAAAAAGCGGGACTGGATGACGTGATTTCGCACGGAATGCTGGTGATGGGATTTGCTGGGCAAGCACTGACACAATGGTTTCCACGTCAAAATTTACGAGATTTTAAGGTTCGATTTGTTCATATGACTCACCCTGGCGAAAAGCTAACCATCACAGGCCAAATTACGGAGGAAATAGAATGTGCTGGCGAAACAAGGATGTTAGGTGAATTGGTTGTAAAAAGCGATGAGCAAGTGAAGTTATCAGGAATTTTTGAAGTGGTAAAGGATGATAACGAATAA
- a CDS encoding YlbF family regulator yields MSESLFEAAHYFVKIFRASNEYQRFQTLCNELNSDPQVKQILNQMNKLNYQLQQKQMMGQEIRQQEVETLKNMEAVAQQHVRIKQFLEADYHINMLLMELNKIISKPLEDLYDQLVGK; encoded by the coding sequence ATGTCCGAAAGTTTATTTGAAGCAGCTCATTATTTTGTAAAGATTTTTCGTGCAAGCAATGAATATCAAAGATTTCAAACACTTTGCAATGAATTAAATTCTGACCCGCAGGTAAAGCAAATATTGAACCAAATGAACAAATTAAATTATCAACTACAGCAAAAACAAATGATGGGTCAGGAAATAAGACAGCAAGAAGTTGAAACATTAAAAAATATGGAGGCAGTTGCCCAACAACATGTAAGGATTAAACAGTTTTTGGAGGCTGATTACCATATAAATATGCTATTGATGGAATTAAATAAAATTATTTCCAAACCGTTGGAGGATTTGTACGATCAACTAGTTGGAAAATAG
- a CDS encoding MaoC family dehydratase N-terminal domain-containing protein produces MLKNVSDKIGLEFETYCYTVERGKIKEFVQAIGDDNSIYYCVEAAKSAGFRDVPIPPTFATVIDMWAGPDFEQLIEALEINPLKVLHGEMQYTYVGDIYAGDTIHCSSKVTEAIEKRKMNLFTIETKYKNQHDELVLISRSVVIERQ; encoded by the coding sequence ATGCTAAAGAACGTTTCCGATAAAATTGGTCTCGAATTTGAGACATACTGTTACACAGTTGAACGAGGAAAAATCAAGGAATTCGTCCAAGCGATTGGCGACGATAACAGCATTTATTACTGTGTTGAGGCTGCCAAAAGCGCCGGGTTTCGCGATGTTCCGATTCCCCCAACGTTTGCAACCGTAATCGACATGTGGGCGGGTCCTGATTTTGAGCAACTAATCGAGGCGCTTGAAATCAATCCCCTTAAAGTACTTCATGGTGAAATGCAGTATACGTATGTAGGCGATATTTATGCGGGCGATACGATTCATTGCAGCAGCAAGGTCACAGAGGCCATTGAAAAGCGAAAAATGAATCTATTTACAATTGAAACGAAGTACAAAAATCAGCATGATGAATTAGTCTTGATTTCCAGGTCAGTCGTAATAGAAAGACAGTAA
- a CDS encoding SDR family NAD(P)-dependent oxidoreductase: MKLLENQVAIITGSGRGVGRTLAEIMVEHGAKVVISDKDHHVAEETLQAITAKGGEAISVVGDVTEVHFSKRLIDETIAAFGKLDILVNNAGYTWDSLIHKMSDEQFQKMLDIHLVAPFRLIREAAPYLRDAGKQDIEVGRVHYRKIVNVSSVAGVMGNVGQANYASAKAGLIGLTKTVAKEWAGFNVNCNAVAFGMIDTRLTQSKEKGESVDGVAVGIPEKGQKDVRAINSAKAGRNDERSR; the protein is encoded by the coding sequence ATGAAATTACTGGAAAATCAAGTTGCGATTATTACAGGATCCGGTCGAGGTGTCGGCCGGACATTAGCTGAAATCATGGTCGAGCATGGAGCAAAGGTGGTCATTTCCGATAAGGATCATCATGTTGCTGAGGAAACTTTACAAGCCATTACGGCAAAAGGTGGGGAAGCGATTTCCGTTGTCGGGGATGTTACGGAGGTTCATTTTTCAAAAAGGCTGATCGATGAAACGATTGCGGCTTTTGGAAAGCTAGACATTTTAGTCAACAATGCTGGATATACGTGGGATAGTTTAATTCATAAAATGTCCGATGAGCAATTTCAGAAGATGCTCGACATTCACCTCGTTGCTCCGTTCCGATTGATTCGCGAAGCGGCACCGTACCTTCGAGATGCTGGTAAGCAGGATATCGAGGTAGGCAGGGTCCATTATCGAAAGATCGTGAATGTATCATCTGTTGCCGGGGTGATGGGGAATGTAGGACAAGCCAATTATGCTTCAGCAAAGGCAGGATTAATCGGTCTCACGAAAACGGTTGCGAAGGAATGGGCTGGATTCAATGTGAATTGTAATGCCGTTGCTTTTGGGATGATTGACACGCGCTTAACTCAGTCCAAGGAAAAAGGAGAATCGGTTGATGGGGTGGCAGTCGGAATTCCGGAAAAAGGTCAGAAAGATGTTCGAGCAATCAATTCCGCAAAAGCGGGCCGGAACGATGAGAGAAGCCGCTGA
- a CDS encoding AMP-binding protein: MKVVAPDGRETAIGEVGQFVAKGPNIMKGYWNLPEETANALRDGWYYTW, from the coding sequence ATGAAGGTTGTTGCTCCTGATGGCAGGGAAACGGCAATTGGTGAAGTCGGGCAATTCGTGGCAAAGGGACCAAATATTATGAAGGGCTATTGGAATTTACCTGAAGAAACCGCCAATGCCCTCCGCGATGGCTGGTATTACACCTGGTGA
- a CDS encoding spore germination protein, whose translation MPYQINILNLKVNGANQNGNIDIGPTVHNSHTANSKFIGANISLGDFSPPTAILNSGNVDPDISDQDQIANPSMPIANQI comes from the coding sequence ATGCCATATCAAATCAATATTTTAAATCTAAAGGTAAATGGAGCAAATCAAAACGGAAATATTGATATCGGACCAACTGTGCATAACAGTCATACCGCCAATAGTAAATTTATTGGAGCTAATATTTCATTAGGTGATTTTTCTCCGCCAACTGCAATTTTAAATTCTGGTAATGTGGATCCAGATATAAGTGATCAGGATCAAATAGCGAATCCTTCAATGCCTATTGCTAACCAAATATAA
- a CDS encoding AMP-binding protein yields the protein MNAYHSILFYSVLKENDVYLHAAPMFHLADGAATFSITMLGATHTFVRSFTPNGVLEVIKEAKVTSSLLVPTMINLLLNMPEFDKPYVNSLRTIIYGASPMSVSVLQKGLDKLENVQFWQAYGMTEAAPILTLLHEQDHNLDGSEKKINRLAAAGRPVLESK from the coding sequence ATGAACGCCTACCATAGTATTTTATTTTACAGCGTCCTCAAGGAAAATGATGTATATCTTCATGCTGCTCCAATGTTCCATTTAGCAGACGGAGCGGCAACATTCTCCATTACAATGTTAGGTGCGACCCATACCTTTGTCCGCTCATTTACACCTAATGGGGTGCTGGAGGTCATTAAGGAGGCGAAGGTAACTTCATCGTTGCTTGTGCCAACGATGATTAATTTGCTCTTGAACATGCCGGAATTTGATAAACCATACGTCAATTCGTTGCGGACGATTATTTACGGAGCATCGCCAATGTCGGTCAGTGTTCTGCAGAAGGGCTTAGACAAGCTGGAGAATGTTCAATTTTGGCAAGCCTACGGTATGACGGAAGCGGCTCCAATTCTAACTCTCCTTCATGAACAAGACCATAACCTAGATGGAAGCGAAAAAAAAATTAATCGACTGGCAGCAGCAGGTCGTCCGGTTCTGGAATCGAAATGA
- a CDS encoding AMP-binding enzyme has protein sequence MFTQLKWNRPSVKFLEVLECAVIGVPDEKWGEAIKAVVALKNENSMTEEEIIVYVKQKLANYKVPKSVEFVTELPKSGAWKNLKTKPARSILADAGAESKLIYSFPIIKGGG, from the coding sequence ATGTTTACTCAGTTGAAGTGGAACAGACCATCAGTCAAATTCCTGGAGGTACTGGAGTGTGCGGTCATAGGTGTTCCAGATGAAAAGTGGGGCGAAGCGATTAAGGCTGTAGTTGCTTTGAAAAATGAAAACAGTATGACAGAGGAAGAAATCATCGTTTATGTAAAGCAAAAGCTGGCTAACTACAAGGTGCCAAAATCTGTTGAATTTGTTACCGAGCTTCCAAAAAGCGGCGCCTGGAAAAATCTTAAAACGAAACCTGCGCGATCAATATTGGCAGACGCAGGGGCGGAGAGTAAACTAATTTATTCATTTCCGATAATTAAAGGAGGCGGTTAG
- a CDS encoding ABC transporter permease produces MNVFSRYLFRSMTEKKGRTLLLLTSIAISAALLVASLGSIKALLSTMSAQVKGNLGEYNIQITPSKNLDVPLLDPSSIKDTDIKKSFKEIDFGGYLSSNSEKEFRIAGTTLSDFNRFGTMELIKKGELEPFTGRKLIISQNASKKLKVKLGDELTLTILGKEASYKIVGISTNKGLFFGETERQYSFVTPPGKYFFHLWSEQ; encoded by the coding sequence ATGAATGTTTTTAGTCGGTATTTATTCAGGTCCATGACGGAGAAAAAAGGCAGAACTCTGCTTCTTTTAACTTCTATCGCCATTAGTGCTGCACTATTAGTTGCCTCTTTAGGTTCGATTAAGGCATTGCTGAGTACGATGTCGGCACAGGTGAAAGGAAACTTAGGTGAATACAACATACAAATCACACCAAGTAAGAACTTAGATGTCCCGTTACTTGACCCAAGCAGTATAAAAGACACAGACATTAAGAAAAGCTTTAAGGAAATAGATTTTGGAGGCTACTTAAGTAGTAATAGCGAAAAGGAGTTTAGAATAGCAGGAACAACTCTTTCTGATTTTAATCGTTTTGGTACGATGGAATTAATAAAAAAAGGTGAATTAGAGCCCTTTACAGGTCGAAAGTTAATCATTTCTCAAAATGCTAGTAAAAAGCTAAAAGTTAAGCTTGGGGATGAATTAACCTTAACGATTTTAGGCAAAGAAGCTAGCTACAAAATCGTTGGAATTTCAACCAATAAAGGTTTGTTTTTTGGTGAAACGGAAAGGCAATACTCCTTTGTAACTCCACCTGGAAAATATTTTTTCCATCTATGGAGTGAGCAATAA
- a CDS encoding D-glycerate dehydrogenase, with protein sequence MAKHKVVVIGDLFPSARESLEQKCDLVIWDKPERIPQELLYDWIQTAEGLFSRGDIKVDEELLSRAPHLRVVAQASVGYDNIDIDFCTKRSIPFGNTLGVLVEATADLTFGLVLTSARRIHEGWNFVKEGKWVGRKNIPYGVDLYGKTLGIVGMGSIGAAVARRANAFGMNVIYHNRKIRQDHNELSANYVDFSELLTESDFLVVLVPLSPSSRHLFGEEQFKKMKSSAYFINASRGPVVDTKALYNALIHQEIAYAALDVTDPEPINHDHPLLSLPNVLITPHIGSATIETRTKMAELTVENILAGLERKPLPACVNNQVNY encoded by the coding sequence ATGGCTAAGCATAAAGTAGTTGTGATAGGAGATTTGTTTCCATCTGCACGTGAAAGCTTAGAACAAAAATGTGATTTAGTAATTTGGGATAAGCCGGAACGAATACCACAAGAATTACTATATGATTGGATTCAAACTGCTGAAGGATTATTTAGTAGAGGCGATATAAAGGTGGATGAAGAGCTTTTGTCACGAGCACCTCATCTGCGCGTGGTGGCTCAAGCCTCTGTTGGCTATGATAACATTGACATTGATTTTTGTACAAAAAGATCGATTCCATTCGGTAACACTCTGGGCGTATTGGTTGAGGCAACCGCTGATTTAACTTTTGGTTTAGTTCTTACTTCTGCCAGACGTATTCATGAAGGCTGGAATTTTGTTAAAGAAGGAAAATGGGTCGGTCGAAAAAATATTCCCTATGGTGTTGATTTGTATGGGAAAACGTTAGGGATTGTGGGGATGGGTAGTATTGGGGCGGCTGTAGCCCGAAGAGCCAATGCATTTGGGATGAATGTCATCTACCATAATCGTAAAATTCGTCAGGACCATAATGAGCTTAGTGCCAATTATGTTGATTTTAGTGAACTATTAACAGAATCAGATTTCCTCGTCGTGCTAGTCCCACTTTCACCAAGTAGCAGGCATCTTTTTGGGGAAGAACAATTTAAGAAAATGAAATCTTCCGCTTATTTCATTAATGCATCTCGAGGTCCTGTCGTAGATACAAAAGCTTTATACAATGCGTTGATACATCAAGAAATTGCCTATGCGGCATTAGATGTTACAGACCCTGAACCAATTAACCATGATCACCCATTATTGTCATTACCGAATGTATTAATCACACCGCATATTGGAAGTGCAACGATTGAGACACGTACGAAAATGGCTGAATTAACAGTAGAAAATATATTGGCAGGATTAGAGCGGAAGCCACTACCGGCATGCGTCAATAACCAGGTGAACTATTAA
- a CDS encoding thiolase C-terminal domain-containing protein, with translation MAQSTELVWHLRGEAGDRQVEGARTALQHNLGLGGACVVTVYQKD, from the coding sequence TTGGCACAGTCAACTGAGCTCGTTTGGCATTTACGCGGTGAAGCAGGAGATCGACAAGTAGAAGGTGCTAGGACTGCCTTACAGCACAACCTGGGCTTAGGTGGAGCATGTGTTGTGACAGTTTACCAAAAAGATTAA